In one Fundulus heteroclitus isolate FHET01 chromosome 3, MU-UCD_Fhet_4.1, whole genome shotgun sequence genomic region, the following are encoded:
- the si:dkey-29b11.3 gene encoding actin-binding Rho-activating protein-like isoform X3: MGTNSQRSAFKTEVDVNTPAQCDDDSAIPVVSVKGLKENWQKWSSEHQEYQKLNPFSHDTRQRVVAPQRGQEDYGRPQQGSLTEKRGKEAHTHISREVQKLSDE, translated from the coding sequence ATGGGGACAAACAGCCAGAGGAGCGCCTTCAAAACTGAGGTTGATGTCAACACTCCTGCTCAATGTGACGACGACAGCGCGATCCCCGTCGTTTCGGTCAAAGGCCTCAAAGAAAACTGGCAGAAGTGGTCCAGTGAGCACCAGGAGTACCAGAAGCTCAACCCCTTCAGTCATGACACCAGGCAGAGGGTGGTGGCCCCTCAGAGGGGACAGGAGGATTACGGGAGACCTCAGCAGGGGTCTCTGACTGAGAAACGTGGGAAGGAGGCTCACACTCACATCAGCAGAGAGGTCCAGAAACTGT
- the si:dkey-29b11.3 gene encoding actin-binding Rho-activating protein-like isoform X1 — translation MGTNSQRSAFKTEVDVNTPAQCDDDSAIPVVSVKGLKENWQKWSSEHQEYQKLNPFSHDTRQRVVAPQRGQEDYGRPQQGSLTEKRGKEAHTHISREVQKLCEVIRNIGEEKERDVDEHDSHRKVITVEFGKLFEHYVTISNTLVGILLRARKQGLVDFKGEMLWQGKDDNVVITLLE, via the coding sequence ATGGGGACAAACAGCCAGAGGAGCGCCTTCAAAACTGAGGTTGATGTCAACACTCCTGCTCAATGTGACGACGACAGCGCGATCCCCGTCGTTTCGGTCAAAGGCCTCAAAGAAAACTGGCAGAAGTGGTCCAGTGAGCACCAGGAGTACCAGAAGCTCAACCCCTTCAGTCATGACACCAGGCAGAGGGTGGTGGCCCCTCAGAGGGGACAGGAGGATTACGGGAGACCTCAGCAGGGGTCTCTGACTGAGAAACGTGGGAAGGAGGCTCACACTCACATCAGCAGAGAGGTCCAGAAACTGTGTGAGGTGATAAGGAACATTGgggaagagaaagagagggatGTGGACGAACATGACAGCCACCGAAAAGTGATCACGGTTGAATTTGGGAAACTTTTTGAGCATTATGTGACGATCTCGAATACCCTAGTGGGGATTCTTCTACGGGCCAGAAAACAGGGACTGGTGGACTTCAAAGGGGAGATGCTGTGGCAAGGAAAGGATGATAACGTAGTCATCACTTTGTTGGAATAA
- the si:dkey-29b11.3 gene encoding actin-binding Rho-activating protein-like isoform X2 — MGTNSQRSAFKTEVDVNTPAQCDDDSAIPVVSVKGLKENWQKWSSEHQEYQKLNPFSHDTRQRVVAPQRGQEDYGRPQQGSLTEKRGKEAHTHISREVQKLCEQMNEQLKSEA, encoded by the coding sequence ATGGGGACAAACAGCCAGAGGAGCGCCTTCAAAACTGAGGTTGATGTCAACACTCCTGCTCAATGTGACGACGACAGCGCGATCCCCGTCGTTTCGGTCAAAGGCCTCAAAGAAAACTGGCAGAAGTGGTCCAGTGAGCACCAGGAGTACCAGAAGCTCAACCCCTTCAGTCATGACACCAGGCAGAGGGTGGTGGCCCCTCAGAGGGGACAGGAGGATTACGGGAGACCTCAGCAGGGGTCTCTGACTGAGAAACGTGGGAAGGAGGCTCACACTCACATCAGCAGAGAGGTCCAGAAACTGTGTGAG